The Kitasatospora sp. NBC_01287 genome contains a region encoding:
- a CDS encoding LysR family transcriptional regulator → METRRLQILAELSRLGSMRAVADVLGTTTSTVSQQIAALAREMDTALIEPAGRLVRLTPAGRRLAEHAVTILAAVETAHRDLGPGAEPNGTLRVAGFATAIRGYLLPIVVDLAATSPRVHVLIREHEPAESLELLATDEVDLALTYDYDLAPAAEDPAVSATPLWTARWGLGVPADAEPGAGTTLEVFARFRTRDWIVNSRNTADEEVIRTLASMAGFRPRVTHQADSLDLVQEMIAAGLGVALLPIGFPTRPAVRIVPLAAPDVELRAYAVARHGRLDWPPLALVTGLLSAAAGR, encoded by the coding sequence ATGGAGACACGGCGGCTGCAGATCCTGGCGGAGTTGTCCCGGCTGGGCTCCATGCGGGCGGTCGCCGATGTGCTCGGCACCACCACCTCGACGGTCTCGCAGCAGATCGCCGCCCTCGCCCGCGAGATGGACACCGCGCTGATCGAGCCCGCTGGGCGGCTGGTCCGGCTGACGCCGGCGGGTCGGCGGCTCGCCGAGCACGCGGTGACGATCCTGGCCGCCGTCGAGACGGCGCACCGCGACCTCGGCCCCGGGGCCGAGCCCAACGGCACCCTGAGGGTCGCCGGCTTCGCCACCGCCATCCGCGGCTACCTGCTGCCCATCGTGGTCGACCTGGCCGCGACCAGTCCGCGGGTCCACGTTCTGATCCGTGAACACGAGCCCGCCGAGTCGCTGGAGCTGCTGGCCACCGACGAGGTGGACCTCGCACTCACCTACGACTACGACCTGGCCCCGGCCGCCGAGGACCCCGCGGTCAGCGCGACCCCGCTGTGGACCGCCAGGTGGGGACTCGGTGTGCCGGCCGACGCCGAGCCCGGCGCGGGGACGACGCTGGAGGTCTTCGCCCGCTTCCGGACGCGCGACTGGATCGTCAACTCCCGCAACACGGCGGACGAGGAGGTCATCCGCACGCTCGCCTCGATGGCGGGGTTCCGCCCCCGGGTCACCCACCAGGCCGACAGCCTCGACCTGGTGCAGGAGATGATCGCGGCGGGCCTGGGCGTGGCGCTGCTGCCGATCGGCTTCCCGACCCGGCCCGCGGTGCGGATCGTCCCGCTGGCCGCCCCCGACGTCGAGCTGCGGGCCTACGCGGTGGCCCGGCACGGCCGCCTCGACTGGCCGCCGCTCGCCCTGGTGACCGGCCTGCTCAGCGCCGCCGCGGGCCGATGA
- a CDS encoding GNAT family N-acetyltransferase, giving the protein MKLPSSLAGPPTLVDGEVVLRPPSADLDADTVLAGTRDPLVREFLQGVVPHRDRAAAAEWLDLVPPRLWAEGRAAYFAVALGAGPAVGWAELVDFRAETDSAEVVVWLLPAARNLRTATKALRLVCRFGFDQLALGRIDAYAAADNMPSQVMGAWIGFRRAGYRPALFRSSSSHRLHDAVHATLAPEDLC; this is encoded by the coding sequence GTGAAACTGCCCAGTTCCTTGGCCGGACCGCCGACCCTGGTCGACGGTGAGGTGGTGCTCCGACCGCCGAGCGCCGATCTGGACGCGGACACCGTGCTGGCCGGCACCCGCGATCCCCTGGTGCGCGAGTTCCTGCAGGGCGTCGTCCCGCACCGGGACCGGGCGGCTGCCGCCGAGTGGCTCGACCTGGTCCCGCCACGGCTGTGGGCCGAGGGCCGGGCCGCCTACTTCGCGGTGGCCCTCGGCGCGGGGCCGGCGGTGGGGTGGGCCGAACTCGTCGACTTCCGGGCCGAGACGGACAGCGCCGAGGTCGTCGTCTGGCTGCTGCCCGCGGCCCGCAACCTGCGGACGGCCACCAAGGCCCTGCGCCTGGTCTGCCGGTTCGGCTTCGACCAGCTCGCGCTGGGGCGGATCGACGCCTACGCGGCGGCCGACAACATGCCGAGCCAGGTGATGGGTGCCTGGATCGGCTTCCGCCGGGCGGGCTACCGGCCGGCCCTGTTCCGCAGCTCCAGCAGCCACCGGCTGCACGACGCCGTGCACGCCACGCTGGCCCCCGAGGACCTCTGCTGA
- a CDS encoding tyrosine protein phosphatase translates to MRPALFTIDTPGPGRLSTMARPRGDDWLEDEMSALRAHGVDILVCALTRPELDELGLTDEPRAAVAAGLRFVATPIPDRTVPDLPTVLPTLRALAEELRGGAHIVTHCRAGIGRSSLLAVALLILGGVDPDTAWSELERARGLAVPDTAEQREWTTGLLGATSR, encoded by the coding sequence ATGCGCCCTGCCCTCTTCACCATCGACACCCCAGGCCCGGGACGGCTGAGCACCATGGCCAGGCCCCGCGGCGACGACTGGCTGGAGGACGAGATGAGCGCCCTGCGCGCCCACGGCGTCGACATCCTGGTCTGCGCACTCACCCGACCCGAACTCGACGAGCTCGGCCTCACCGACGAACCCCGGGCAGCCGTGGCCGCCGGGCTCCGGTTCGTCGCGACGCCCATCCCCGACCGCACCGTCCCCGACCTGCCCACGGTCCTGCCGACCCTGCGGGCGCTCGCCGAGGAACTGCGCGGCGGCGCGCACATCGTCACCCACTGCCGCGCGGGCATCGGACGCTCCTCCCTGCTCGCCGTCGCGCTCCTCATCCTGGGCGGCGTCGATCCCGACACCGCCTGGTCCGAACTGGAGCGAGCCCGCGGCCTGGCCGTCCCGGACACCGCGGAGCAGCGGGAGTGGACCACGGGGCTGCTCGGAGCCACCTCGCGCTGA
- a CDS encoding DMT family transporter, which translates to MSPLEAVAPPLAARPRTARSGALMAMGAMSSVQLGLALSVPLFAQLGAVGTAGLRLAWAGVLVLLLIRPRPRDFAGRDLAACALLGLVTAGMVLLFMLSAARIPLGTASALEFLGPLAVSLFRPGGGRKRWAAAAALGVVLLTEPWHGGIDPAGLGFALGAAACWAGYILLTQRVGDRVTGLKGLAVSLPVAGAIATLVAAPSELARTTWPLLLVMLGVAALSTVLPFSLEFLALRHLTAGAFGTLMSLEPAIALLMGILVLGQIPGPAAAAGVVLVVIAGAGATRTGGREAQPVRSNEPGAPALCA; encoded by the coding sequence ATGAGCCCGCTGGAAGCCGTCGCCCCGCCCCTCGCCGCCCGCCCGCGCACCGCCCGGAGCGGAGCCCTGATGGCCATGGGGGCGATGTCCTCGGTGCAGCTCGGGCTGGCCCTGTCGGTGCCGCTCTTCGCCCAGCTCGGTGCCGTGGGCACGGCCGGGCTGCGGCTGGCCTGGGCCGGCGTGCTGGTCCTGCTGCTGATACGCCCGCGCCCCCGGGACTTCGCCGGCCGGGACCTGGCGGCCTGCGCGCTGCTGGGCCTGGTCACCGCCGGCATGGTGCTGCTCTTCATGCTGTCCGCCGCGCGCATTCCGCTGGGCACCGCGAGCGCACTGGAGTTCCTCGGGCCGCTCGCGGTCTCCCTCTTCCGCCCCGGCGGCGGGCGAAAGCGCTGGGCGGCGGCCGCCGCCCTGGGCGTGGTCCTGCTGACCGAGCCCTGGCACGGCGGGATCGACCCGGCCGGCCTCGGCTTCGCACTCGGCGCGGCGGCCTGCTGGGCCGGGTACATCCTGCTGACCCAGCGCGTGGGCGACCGGGTCACCGGGCTGAAGGGGCTGGCCGTCTCGCTCCCGGTGGCCGGCGCGATCGCCACCCTGGTCGCCGCACCGTCCGAACTCGCCCGCACGACCTGGCCGCTGCTCCTGGTCATGCTCGGGGTGGCCGCGCTCAGCACCGTGCTGCCGTTCAGCCTCGAATTCCTCGCACTGCGCCACCTCACCGCCGGCGCGTTCGGCACCCTGATGAGCCTGGAACCGGCGATCGCGCTGCTGATGGGCATCCTGGTGCTCGGTCAGATCCCCGGGCCCGCGGCCGCCGCAGGCGTCGTCCTCGTGGTGATCGCGGGCGCCGGCGCCACCCGTACCGGCGGCCGGGAGGCGCAACCGGTCCGGAGCAACGAGCCCGGGGCGCCGGCGCTCTGCGCCTGA
- a CDS encoding GNAT family N-acetyltransferase codes for MYAIPLSAAPAAELRPLEPWRAAEFLANLDRCRTHIAPWVGRSFVATDLESAEAVLRRYWDAQGRTGAGIHGIWLDGVLVGGVLFVSIDTETGVAEVGCWLEPAAEGRGLVTRAAGLLIDWAFRERGVRQVIWHTRSANARSISTARRLGLTFQEADDSRDEPMEIWSVTRETWAGGAGAASDEAQIGALSAAFLDAFTNTDGRAVELAATVEPAFVPGAVVVSGTGTVKAESLADFLTPRQTLLTGGELIDFKEWETSGTTLVSGDVAQRLVRYAKSGVLRGAAFTGSGTKSMHLVRTPEGWRIAGVAWSDDAAE; via the coding sequence GTGTACGCCATACCGCTGTCCGCCGCCCCCGCCGCCGAGCTGCGCCCGCTGGAGCCCTGGCGGGCCGCGGAGTTCCTCGCCAACCTCGACCGCTGCCGCACCCACATCGCGCCCTGGGTCGGCCGTAGCTTCGTCGCCACCGACCTGGAGTCCGCCGAGGCGGTGCTGCGCCGCTACTGGGACGCGCAGGGGCGCACCGGGGCCGGCATCCACGGCATCTGGCTGGACGGGGTCCTGGTCGGCGGCGTCCTGTTCGTCTCCATCGACACCGAGACGGGCGTCGCGGAGGTCGGCTGCTGGCTGGAGCCCGCGGCCGAGGGGCGGGGGCTCGTCACGCGCGCCGCCGGGTTGCTGATCGACTGGGCCTTCCGCGAGCGGGGGGTGCGGCAGGTCATCTGGCACACGCGGTCCGCCAACGCCCGGAGCATCAGCACGGCCCGTCGGCTCGGGCTGACCTTCCAGGAGGCCGACGACTCGCGTGACGAGCCGATGGAGATCTGGTCGGTCACCCGGGAGACGTGGGCGGGCGGGGCCGGGGCGGCCTCGGACGAGGCGCAGATCGGCGCGCTCTCCGCCGCGTTCCTCGACGCCTTCACCAACACCGACGGCCGCGCGGTCGAGCTGGCCGCCACCGTGGAGCCCGCCTTCGTCCCGGGCGCGGTGGTCGTCAGCGGCACGGGAACGGTGAAGGCCGAGTCCCTCGCCGACTTCCTGACCCCACGCCAGACCCTGCTCACCGGGGGCGAGTTGATCGACTTCAAGGAGTGGGAGACCAGCGGGACCACCCTCGTCTCCGGCGACGTCGCGCAGCGCCTGGTCCGCTACGCCAAGTCCGGTGTCCTGCGCGGTGCCGCCTTCACCGGCAGCGGGACGAAGTCCATGCACCTGGTGCGCACGCCCGAGGGCTGGCGCATCGCCGGCGTCGCTTGGAGCGACGACGCCGCCGAGTGA
- a CDS encoding class I SAM-dependent methyltransferase produces the protein MTIFDECERKTWAGRAQAYADSFAALCAYPVPHVLDAAAIRPGARVLDVGTGTGVVAAAAAARGARVTAVDADPGMVELARQAVPEAAARVATLPELPFADDEFDAVVGNFVLNHVGRPRQALAELRRVTRPGGRIAVTIWASPAAPGQALLGRAIQAAGAVRPAHLPALAPEDDFPRDERGLADLLRSAGLAGVACETLRWDHLAGPEEWWGGPAAGVASIGQVVVSQTPATRAEIKRQFDLLSAEFAGPDGRLVLPHAALLARGRA, from the coding sequence GTGACGATCTTCGACGAGTGTGAGCGGAAGACCTGGGCCGGACGGGCGCAGGCGTACGCGGACAGCTTCGCCGCACTCTGCGCGTACCCGGTGCCGCACGTGCTGGACGCGGCGGCGATCCGGCCCGGGGCCCGCGTGCTGGACGTGGGGACCGGCACCGGCGTGGTCGCCGCCGCGGCGGCCGCGCGCGGGGCACGGGTGACGGCGGTGGACGCGGATCCGGGCATGGTCGAGCTGGCCCGGCAGGCCGTCCCCGAGGCCGCTGCGCGAGTGGCCACCCTGCCGGAACTCCCCTTCGCCGATGACGAGTTCGACGCGGTCGTGGGCAACTTCGTGCTCAACCACGTGGGCCGTCCGCGACAGGCGCTGGCCGAGCTGCGGCGGGTCACCCGCCCTGGCGGGCGGATCGCCGTGACCATCTGGGCATCGCCCGCCGCGCCGGGGCAGGCGCTGCTAGGCCGGGCGATCCAGGCGGCGGGCGCGGTCCGACCGGCCCACCTGCCCGCGCTCGCGCCCGAGGACGACTTCCCACGGGATGAGCGGGGTCTGGCCGACCTGCTGCGGTCGGCCGGCCTGGCGGGAGTCGCCTGCGAGACGCTCCGGTGGGACCACCTCGCCGGCCCCGAGGAGTGGTGGGGCGGCCCCGCCGCCGGTGTGGCCTCGATCGGACAGGTCGTGGTGAGCCAGACGCCCGCGACCCGGGCCGAGATCAAGCGCCAGTTCGACCTGCTCAGCGCCGAGTTCGCCGGGCCTGACGGCCGGCTGGTGCTGCCGCACGCCGCCCTGCTCGCACGTGGCCGTGCCTGA
- a CDS encoding VOC family protein, translating into MTVQRMDNVAIVVEDLDSAIAFFTELGLDLEGRTQVEGSWVDRIVGLDGVRSEIAMMRTPDGHSKVELTKYHTPAALGAEPANPPPNTLGLHRVMFAVDDIDGTVARLRAHGAELLGEVVRFESIFRLCYLRGPAGVIIALAEQIG; encoded by the coding sequence ATGACCGTTCAGCGGATGGACAACGTCGCCATCGTCGTCGAGGACCTGGATTCCGCCATCGCGTTCTTCACCGAGCTGGGTCTGGACCTGGAGGGCAGGACTCAGGTCGAAGGCTCCTGGGTGGATCGCATCGTCGGACTCGACGGCGTCCGGAGCGAGATCGCGATGATGCGGACCCCGGACGGTCACAGCAAGGTCGAGCTGACGAAGTACCACACCCCGGCGGCGCTCGGCGCCGAGCCGGCGAACCCGCCGCCGAACACGCTGGGCCTGCATCGCGTCATGTTCGCCGTCGACGACATCGACGGCACGGTCGCCCGCCTGCGCGCCCACGGCGCCGAACTCCTCGGCGAGGTGGTGCGGTTCGAGAGCATCTTCCGGCTCTGCTACCTCCGCGGCCCCGCGGGCGTCATCATCGCCCTGGCCGAGCAGATCGGTTGA
- a CDS encoding aldo/keto reductase, with amino-acid sequence MKHIELRDLDVSRIGLGAMGMSHGYTGAGTDDAESVRTIHRALDVGVTLIDTAEVYGPYTNEELVGRALKGRRDQVVLATKFGLISHTGRQGGTDSSPASVRAAVEGSLKRLGTDRIDLYYQHRVDPGTPIEETVGALSDLVTEGKIRHIGLSEAGPDTIRRAHAVHPVTAVQSEYSLFTRDPEARVLPVLRELNIGFVPFSPLGRGFLTGAIRSTEQFDPTDFRADNPRFADENFQHNLRLADEVAAVAAQIGATAAQVALAWLLAQGDHIAPIPGTRRVARLEENAAADAVDLSEEQLAKLTSLPPAAGDTHNEAGMRMMER; translated from the coding sequence GTGAAGCACATCGAACTGCGTGACCTGGACGTCTCCCGGATCGGCCTGGGTGCGATGGGCATGTCCCACGGCTACACCGGCGCCGGAACCGACGACGCGGAGTCCGTCCGCACCATCCACCGCGCCCTGGACGTGGGCGTCACCCTCATCGACACCGCCGAGGTCTACGGCCCCTACACCAACGAGGAACTCGTCGGCCGAGCCTTGAAGGGGCGTCGTGACCAGGTCGTGCTCGCGACGAAGTTCGGCCTGATCTCGCACACCGGCCGTCAGGGAGGCACGGACAGCAGCCCGGCAAGCGTCCGGGCCGCCGTCGAGGGCTCCCTCAAGCGGTTGGGCACCGACCGCATCGACCTGTACTACCAGCACCGGGTCGACCCCGGCACCCCGATCGAGGAGACCGTCGGGGCCCTGTCCGACCTCGTCACCGAGGGCAAGATCAGGCACATCGGGCTCTCCGAGGCCGGGCCCGACACCATCCGGCGCGCCCACGCCGTCCACCCGGTCACCGCCGTCCAGTCCGAGTACTCGCTGTTCACCCGCGACCCCGAGGCCCGCGTGCTGCCGGTGCTGCGTGAGTTGAACATCGGCTTCGTGCCCTTCTCGCCCCTGGGCCGCGGCTTCCTGACCGGCGCGATCCGCTCCACCGAGCAGTTCGACCCCACCGACTTCCGCGCCGACAACCCGCGGTTCGCCGACGAGAACTTCCAGCACAACCTGCGCCTGGCCGACGAGGTCGCCGCCGTCGCGGCCCAGATCGGCGCCACCGCGGCCCAGGTCGCGCTCGCCTGGCTGCTGGCCCAGGGCGACCACATCGCGCCCATCCCCGGCACCAGGCGGGTGGCCCGCCTGGAGGAGAACGCCGCGGCCGACGCGGTCGACCTCAGCGAGGAGCAGCTCGCCAAGCTCACCAGCCTTCCCCCGGCCGCCGGGGACACCCACAACGAGGCCGGCATGCGGATGATGGAGCGCTGA
- a CDS encoding erythromycin esterase family protein produces the protein MTEKTTTMGRRPLLVAAAATVGALLAPTSAYADQEVPARPDGQDPVRALALAAHPLRSTEPGPDTADLRPLGAMIGDAAVVGLGEATHGSHEFFALKERVFRYLVEEKGFTTFALEIGWPSGLLIDEYLQSGRGDARQVVQEALGGSPFGRQEFLHLIEWMRDHNRRAPGRRVHFMGDDVGAPRVGDDFFERVTGYVGRHQPRLGPRFTELYAGLRPLDDAIAYTRGPLAERQRLAANAQQALELLEGSGAGGEEYEWTVQHARSIAQTAAFLACDFGDAEALSAAELQRDRLMAENIAWWQRHTGHRMLLSAHDQHVAYVTADPVNYPKLQGAFLRETLGGAYLAIGTTFDQGSFLSQDTSLEGPWKKFTVDAAAPGSNEYTLARVRSRDYFLDTRSAPAVARAWLDTARPTRQIGTQYPCPPEDVAIGPSYDVLVHLQRVREADLPR, from the coding sequence ATGACCGAGAAGACGACGACGATGGGACGACGCCCGCTGCTGGTGGCGGCCGCGGCCACGGTGGGGGCGCTGCTGGCTCCCACGTCCGCCTACGCGGACCAGGAGGTCCCGGCGCGGCCCGATGGCCAGGACCCGGTCCGCGCCCTCGCCCTGGCGGCCCATCCGCTGCGGTCGACGGAGCCGGGGCCGGACACGGCCGACCTGCGGCCCCTGGGGGCGATGATCGGTGACGCCGCGGTGGTGGGCCTGGGCGAGGCCACCCACGGGTCGCACGAGTTCTTCGCCCTCAAGGAGCGGGTCTTCCGCTATCTCGTCGAGGAGAAGGGCTTCACCACCTTCGCCCTGGAGATCGGCTGGCCGTCGGGACTGCTGATCGACGAGTACCTCCAGAGCGGGCGGGGGGACGCGCGCCAGGTCGTGCAGGAGGCCCTGGGCGGATCGCCGTTCGGGCGCCAGGAGTTCCTGCACCTGATCGAGTGGATGCGGGACCACAACCGGCGCGCTCCCGGCCGCCGGGTGCACTTCATGGGCGATGACGTCGGTGCTCCCCGGGTGGGCGACGACTTCTTCGAGCGGGTGACGGGCTACGTCGGCCGGCACCAACCGCGGCTGGGCCCGCGCTTCACCGAGCTCTACGCCGGGCTGCGCCCCCTCGACGACGCCATCGCCTACACGCGCGGACCGCTGGCGGAGCGGCAGCGGCTGGCGGCCAACGCCCAGCAGGCCCTGGAACTGCTGGAGGGCTCGGGGGCGGGTGGCGAGGAGTACGAGTGGACGGTGCAGCACGCCAGGTCCATCGCCCAGACCGCCGCGTTCCTCGCCTGCGACTTCGGCGACGCCGAGGCGCTGAGCGCCGCGGAGCTCCAGCGCGACCGGTTGATGGCCGAGAACATCGCCTGGTGGCAGCGGCACACCGGTCACCGGATGCTGCTCTCGGCGCACGACCAGCACGTGGCGTACGTGACCGCCGATCCCGTGAACTACCCGAAGCTGCAGGGCGCGTTCCTGCGCGAGACGCTCGGCGGGGCCTACCTCGCCATCGGCACCACCTTCGACCAGGGCTCCTTCCTGTCACAGGACACCAGCCTCGAAGGCCCGTGGAAGAAGTTCACCGTGGACGCGGCCGCTCCGGGCAGCAACGAGTACACCCTCGCCCGGGTCCGCTCCCGCGACTACTTCCTCGACACCCGCAGTGCCCCGGCGGTGGCCCGGGCCTGGCTGGACACCGCCCGCCCCACCCGCCAGATCGGCACCCAGTACCCCTGCCCGCCCGAGGACGTCGCGATCGGCCCGTCCTACGACGTCCTCGTCCACCTGCAGCGCGTGCGGGAGGCCGACCTGCCGCGGTGA